A stretch of Chloroflexota bacterium DNA encodes these proteins:
- a CDS encoding ABC transporter substrate-binding protein, whose translation MKRLFSVLTVLALLGMVLSGCVQKATPTAPPPYQAKPTPTPEPTAVPVEPTPTEAPKLGPVLKIGQISMLSGVMALYGQQQVRGFALGLEYASGGKKDEQGRWIIANRPVEVITRDDEGNPEKGVQLARELIEKEGVEILQGPVSSAVAAALTTVALENKIILMVDPAASAFITGEYFNPYVFRTSRTSFDDTLIIAKYLVENVGKTFAHLGVDNAFGRGSGAALAYSVGKFGGQVIADIYAPLNTTDFTPYIQQAMDSGAECLFLTWSGTGYVTLFQQLGDLGALDKMRVATGYGDNASFAAVYGTALGQIGLNVYHYTAADNPVNNWLVQRHLEEYNEPPDLFTAGGMASAIALAKALEKTGGDTNGDKMIAALEGLMFEGPKGTYYIRPEDHVCLQPMNILKLVDINPPKDEKGRPTYKFFETVYVSKYDELGVPCTLTGQYADRCGNLPRIGQ comes from the coding sequence ATGAAACGCCTGTTCAGTGTTCTGACAGTCCTGGCTCTGCTGGGCATGGTGTTGTCCGGATGCGTGCAGAAGGCCACGCCCACAGCCCCGCCGCCCTACCAGGCTAAGCCCACGCCCACGCCGGAACCCACGGCAGTACCCGTGGAGCCGACCCCAACCGAGGCCCCCAAACTCGGCCCCGTGCTGAAGATCGGCCAGATTTCCATGCTCTCGGGCGTCATGGCCCTCTATGGCCAGCAGCAAGTGCGCGGGTTCGCCTTGGGGCTTGAGTACGCCTCCGGCGGGAAGAAAGACGAGCAGGGCCGCTGGATCATCGCCAACCGCCCGGTTGAGGTCATCACCCGCGACGACGAAGGCAACCCCGAGAAGGGCGTGCAACTGGCCCGCGAACTGATTGAGAAGGAAGGCGTGGAGATTCTACAGGGCCCGGTGTCCTCGGCAGTGGCAGCCGCGCTCACGACCGTTGCCCTGGAGAACAAGATCATCCTCATGGTGGACCCCGCCGCGTCGGCCTTCATCACGGGCGAGTACTTCAACCCCTACGTCTTCCGCACCAGCCGCACCAGTTTTGACGACACGCTGATCATCGCGAAGTACCTCGTGGAAAACGTGGGCAAGACGTTCGCGCACCTGGGCGTGGACAACGCCTTCGGTCGTGGCAGCGGCGCCGCCCTGGCCTACTCCGTCGGCAAGTTCGGCGGTCAGGTCATCGCAGACATCTACGCCCCGCTGAACACCACGGACTTCACGCCATACATCCAGCAGGCCATGGACTCCGGCGCCGAGTGCCTGTTCCTCACGTGGTCCGGCACCGGCTACGTAACCCTGTTCCAGCAGTTGGGCGACCTGGGTGCGCTGGACAAGATGCGCGTGGCGACCGGATACGGCGACAACGCTTCGTTCGCTGCCGTCTACGGCACAGCCCTGGGCCAGATCGGACTCAACGTCTACCACTACACTGCCGCCGACAACCCGGTGAACAACTGGCTGGTACAGCGCCACCTGGAAGAGTACAATGAGCCGCCAGACCTGTTCACGGCGGGCGGCATGGCCTCGGCCATCGCCTTAGCCAAGGCGCTGGAGAAGACCGGCGGCGACACCAACGGCGACAAGATGATCGCTGCCCTAGAAGGCCTGATGTTTGAAGGCCCCAAGGGCACCTACTACATCCGTCCCGAGGACCATGTCTGCCTGCAGCCGATGAACATCCTGAAACTGGTGGACATCAACCCGCCCAAGGACGAAAAGGGCCGCCCGACCTACAAGTTCTTTGAGACGGTGTACGTCTCCAAGTACGACGAACTCGGCGTGCCCTGCACGTTGACCGGCCAGTACGCCGACCGCTGCGGCAACCTGCCCAGGATCGGACAGTAG
- a CDS encoding ABC transporter ATP-binding protein produces the protein MTGEPEEREVVLEARNLRKEFGGLVAVDDVSLQVRARTLHSIIGPNGAGKTTLFNLLSGTMPPTRGSVFFKGRDITKLPPHRIAHLGLGRTFQITNIFPNLTVLENVRLAAQAMGHHNLRLLTHSDRYTQYLKQAEHVIAQVGLRGREYALAANLPHGDKRKLELGIMLAGNPEVLLLDEPTAGMSSEQVPALLEIIHDILKSGNRTIVLVEHRMDMVMSISDYITVMHQGRVLAEGTPREIASNQAVQAAYLGALYGDLTAQAEK, from the coding sequence ATGACAGGCGAACCCGAAGAGCGCGAGGTTGTCCTGGAAGCGCGCAATCTGCGCAAAGAGTTCGGCGGCCTTGTGGCGGTGGACGACGTCAGCCTTCAGGTGCGGGCGCGGACGCTCCACTCCATCATCGGCCCCAACGGCGCCGGCAAGACGACCCTGTTCAACCTGCTCAGCGGCACCATGCCCCCCACCCGCGGCTCCGTGTTCTTCAAGGGGCGCGACATCACCAAACTGCCGCCGCATCGCATCGCGCACCTCGGCCTGGGCCGCACCTTCCAGATCACCAACATCTTTCCCAACCTCACCGTGCTGGAAAACGTGCGGCTGGCTGCCCAGGCCATGGGCCACCACAACCTGCGCCTGCTCACCCACTCGGACAGATACACCCAATACCTGAAACAGGCGGAACACGTCATTGCCCAGGTGGGGCTGCGCGGCCGCGAGTACGCCCTGGCCGCAAACCTGCCCCACGGCGACAAGCGGAAACTGGAACTCGGCATCATGTTGGCCGGCAACCCCGAGGTACTCCTGCTGGATGAGCCGACGGCAGGCATGTCCTCGGAGCAAGTCCCGGCCTTGTTGGAAATCATCCACGATATTCTCAAATCGGGAAACCGCACGATCGTCCTGGTAGAGCACCGCATGGACATGGTGATGAGCATCTCGGACTACATCACCGTCATGCACCAGGGGCGCGTGCTGGCCGAGGGGACGCCGCGCGAAATCGCGTCCAACCAGGCGGTCCAGGCCGCCTACCTCGGCGCGCTCTACGGCGATTTGACTGCGCAAGCGGAGAAATAG
- a CDS encoding ABC transporter ATP-binding protein has protein sequence MDTILQVENIHTFIGQFHILQDVSLSVERGSITVLLGRNGAGKTTTLKSILGLTPPSQGRVVFDGQDIRGRRAFEIAAMGIGYVPEHRAIFRDLTVAENLKIAERKRGDLDRKADFIFGLFPDLKRLYRLPGNHLSGGQQQMLAIARALVPDNKLLLIDEPSNGLAPVLIEQMMEAIRGLSATTTVLLVEQNFIMASQLAQAYYILDDGTTVHSGTMADLVKDKVLIHRYLGAVAESVGGER, from the coding sequence ATGGATACGATCCTGCAAGTAGAGAATATCCACACATTCATCGGCCAGTTCCACATCCTGCAGGACGTGTCGCTCAGCGTGGAGCGGGGCAGCATCACCGTGCTTCTCGGCCGAAACGGCGCGGGCAAGACCACAACCCTCAAGTCCATCCTGGGGTTGACGCCACCGAGCCAGGGTCGCGTCGTCTTTGACGGACAGGACATCCGCGGCAGGCGCGCCTTTGAAATCGCCGCGATGGGCATCGGCTACGTCCCCGAGCATCGGGCCATCTTCCGCGACCTCACCGTCGCGGAAAACCTGAAAATCGCCGAGCGGAAACGTGGCGACCTGGACCGAAAAGCCGACTTCATCTTCGGCCTGTTCCCGGACCTGAAGCGCCTGTACCGCCTGCCGGGGAATCACCTGTCGGGCGGGCAGCAGCAGATGCTCGCCATCGCCCGCGCGCTGGTGCCCGACAACAAACTCCTCCTCATAGACGAGCCCAGCAACGGCCTGGCCCCGGTCCTCATTGAGCAGATGATGGAAGCCATACGCGGCCTGAGCGCGACGACGACCGTGCTGCTCGTGGAACAAAACTTCATCATGGCCAGCCAGTTGGCGCAGGCCTACTATATCCTGGACGACGGAACGACGGTGCATAGCGGCACGATGGCCGACCTGGTGAAAGACAAGGTGCTCATCCACCGCTATCTGGGCGCCGTGGCAGAATCGGTCGGAGGTGAACGGTGA
- a CDS encoding branched-chain amino acid ABC transporter permease, with the protein MRLTAIWKSGKVYIILLVGLIVLSVVGWRSMGQQSFVRTALSGLTLGALYFMVAAGLTIIFGLMDVLNFAHGAMFMIGAYAGWQFYTNPTFLFGLAPLVLALVAGIVVTPLIQPLAIRWAVPVRWQRTLRTATIIIAIVLVVVGLLGLDVRGLAKTAMVATMVDPLAEATPQEPLAAFWRRPALFLLAGLLIALAQARPGDRTQVVRRSAARRSIAALLGFALLTAVATLTRESAAIAVLKMNADVRFFLSLAAGALIGAAIGGAIEISLVRPLYVRPTFLILATMGLSFVLRELTQLLWDPLPYAMSRPPLFSQPGKAASILEWFSKHTLTVEIMGVTFPSYRLFIIALGLAMFVLLMIVMNYSRLGMTIRAGVQDRDMVEALGINVRRVFTLVFALGAGLAALGGIGAAPFAPVEPVMGDRFQMQGFITVVIGGMGSYSGAAIGALLLGLARAFGDFLALKFSLTPAVSEASTVIIMALVLLLRPAGLFGKKE; encoded by the coding sequence GTGAGGCTAACGGCGATCTGGAAATCCGGCAAGGTGTACATCATTCTGCTCGTCGGCCTGATTGTCCTGAGCGTCGTGGGATGGCGCAGCATGGGCCAGCAGTCCTTCGTGCGCACGGCGCTGTCCGGCCTGACGCTCGGCGCGCTATACTTCATGGTGGCGGCAGGACTCACCATCATCTTCGGCTTGATGGATGTGCTGAACTTCGCCCACGGTGCCATGTTCATGATCGGCGCATACGCCGGATGGCAGTTCTACACGAACCCGACATTCCTGTTCGGGTTGGCTCCACTCGTGCTGGCCCTCGTGGCCGGGATCGTGGTTACCCCGCTCATCCAGCCGCTGGCCATTCGCTGGGCTGTGCCTGTGCGCTGGCAACGCACGCTCCGCACCGCCACCATCATCATTGCCATTGTCCTCGTCGTCGTGGGCCTCCTCGGCCTGGACGTGCGCGGCCTGGCCAAGACGGCAATGGTCGCCACCATGGTGGACCCGCTGGCCGAAGCCACGCCCCAGGAACCGCTGGCGGCGTTCTGGCGGCGACCCGCGCTGTTCCTCCTGGCGGGCTTGCTCATTGCCCTGGCCCAGGCGCGCCCCGGCGACCGTACACAGGTCGTGCGGCGCAGTGCGGCGCGGCGGAGCATCGCGGCGCTCCTCGGCTTCGCGCTGCTGACGGCGGTGGCAACGCTCACCCGCGAATCCGCCGCGATTGCCGTGCTGAAGATGAACGCCGACGTGCGGTTCTTCCTATCGTTGGCGGCGGGAGCCCTCATCGGTGCGGCCATCGGAGGCGCCATTGAGATCAGCCTTGTGCGGCCCCTCTATGTGCGGCCCACCTTCCTCATCCTCGCGACGATGGGCCTCTCGTTCGTCCTGCGCGAGTTGACGCAGTTGCTGTGGGACCCCCTACCGTATGCCATGAGCCGGCCCCCGCTCTTCTCGCAGCCTGGCAAAGCCGCTTCCATCCTAGAGTGGTTCTCCAAGCACACCCTGACGGTGGAAATCATGGGCGTAACGTTCCCCAGTTACCGATTGTTCATCATCGCGCTGGGGTTGGCGATGTTCGTTTTGCTCATGATCGTGATGAACTATTCGCGCCTGGGCATGACCATCCGCGCCGGCGTGCAGGATCGCGACATGGTGGAGGCGTTGGGCATCAACGTGCGCCGCGTCTTCACGCTGGTATTCGCGTTGGGCGCGGGGCTGGCGGCGCTGGGCGGTATCGGGGCTGCGCCCTTCGCGCCGGTTGAGCCTGTCATGGGCGACCGCTTCCAGATGCAAGGCTTCATCACCGTAGTCATCGGAGGGATGGGCAGTTACAGCGGCGCGGCCATCGGCGCGCTGCTCCTGGGCCTGGCGCGCGCATTCGGCGACTTCCTCGCCCTCAAGTTCAGCCTGACCCCCGCCGTGTCCGAAGCCTCCACCGTCATCATCATGGCGCTGGTCCTCCTGCTACGGCCCGCAGGGCTTTTCGGAAAGAAGGAGTAG